In a single window of the Anaerocolumna cellulosilytica genome:
- a CDS encoding right-handed parallel beta-helix repeat-containing protein — protein sequence MNKVKKGIFLVIIVLLGMYAFSQDKETAKAAANYYVSTSGNDTTGTGTISNPWRTIQKAADTMVAGDTCIIRGGTYRETVTLLKSGTSTKPITFQAYKGETVTVSGADTVIGWTKYSGSIYSASMTGSLGTKDQIFVNGQMQTEARWPNSTTLDPLNPVLGIADSGSSKSIVDAKLTQAKGYWVGKTLWCVPGPGYKSYNSTITASAPGTITFDEIGVAAAAGDRYYITGNLQDLDSAGEWYFDTKTNRLYLWAPGGADPNTITVEAKKRIYAFDLSACSYINVTGINIFGATIRMSGSNYCKVSNMTAEYISHDTDVTKQYSTGIFMSGSYNEVSNSTLTYSSGNLISIQGTGNKVINNLIHEADYSAADLPAIYLLGANHLISHNTVYNAGRHIIFVPTQNSCIQYNNLYNAGKLTKDCGILYEFGWDGQGTVIHHNYIHDNLAQNYSGSGIYLDNGSKGYIVHHNVVWGNYTGIRLNTPSNFNLIYNNTTYSNGNVGYWGRDFASDMYGDRIFNNIFTTSFTLPGIQTGGNNITEGTNPIFVNPSAYNFRLRPNSPAIDAGVVIPGITDGFIGLAPDIGAYEYGGTDWVAGHSFVSPPNPVFEQVSFLYTNKVRQGGLENGVISPWVKTHSKTAESVSVPRSSSKSVRFGAKEDGLKQVVSGLIPNTSYVYTVWVKVDSGEQIKIGVKDFGGVESNITSSSITWTMISLPFTTGANATSAEIYVYKPSGTAYAYADDFGVVEQ from the coding sequence ATGAATAAGGTGAAAAAAGGTATATTCTTAGTAATAATAGTATTACTCGGTATGTATGCTTTTAGCCAAGACAAGGAAACAGCAAAAGCGGCCGCTAACTATTATGTTTCCACATCAGGAAACGACACCACCGGAACAGGTACAATTTCAAATCCATGGAGAACAATACAAAAAGCAGCAGATACCATGGTGGCTGGTGATACCTGTATTATCAGAGGAGGTACCTACAGAGAGACAGTTACGCTTTTAAAATCAGGAACATCCACAAAGCCTATCACATTTCAAGCTTATAAAGGAGAGACAGTAACTGTAAGCGGTGCTGATACGGTTATCGGATGGACAAAGTACTCTGGCTCCATATATTCTGCATCCATGACAGGGTCATTAGGTACAAAAGACCAGATATTTGTTAACGGACAGATGCAAACAGAAGCCAGATGGCCTAATTCAACCACTCTTGACCCGTTAAACCCTGTATTAGGAATAGCGGATTCCGGTTCAAGTAAAAGCATTGTGGATGCAAAGCTTACGCAAGCAAAAGGCTATTGGGTCGGTAAAACTCTTTGGTGTGTTCCGGGACCAGGTTATAAATCTTATAACAGTACGATTACTGCCTCGGCTCCGGGTACTATTACCTTTGACGAAATTGGAGTAGCGGCGGCAGCGGGAGACAGGTACTATATTACCGGAAATCTACAGGACTTAGATAGTGCAGGAGAGTGGTACTTTGATACCAAGACGAATAGACTCTATTTGTGGGCGCCGGGCGGAGCAGATCCTAATACCATAACGGTTGAAGCCAAGAAGCGTATCTATGCGTTTGATTTAAGTGCCTGTTCCTATATTAATGTAACCGGCATCAATATTTTTGGTGCTACCATCAGAATGTCTGGCTCTAATTATTGTAAAGTATCTAATATGACTGCAGAGTATATAAGCCATGATACAGATGTAACGAAGCAGTACAGTACGGGAATTTTTATGTCAGGTAGTTATAATGAAGTTAGCAATAGTACGCTTACCTATAGTTCAGGGAATCTGATAAGTATACAAGGAACCGGCAATAAAGTCATTAATAACCTTATCCATGAAGCAGACTATTCAGCGGCTGATTTACCTGCCATCTATTTGTTAGGTGCAAATCACCTTATAAGCCATAACACAGTTTATAACGCAGGGCGGCATATTATATTTGTTCCCACCCAAAACAGCTGTATACAATATAATAATCTTTATAATGCCGGCAAGCTTACCAAGGATTGTGGTATTCTTTATGAATTTGGTTGGGATGGTCAGGGGACGGTGATTCATCATAATTACATACATGATAATTTAGCCCAAAATTATTCTGGCAGCGGGATTTATTTAGATAATGGAAGTAAAGGGTATATTGTTCATCACAATGTAGTATGGGGGAATTATACTGGAATACGGCTGAACACTCCCAGCAATTTTAATCTGATTTATAATAATACCACCTACAGTAATGGAAATGTAGGATATTGGGGAAGAGATTTTGCCTCTGATATGTATGGTGACCGAATATTTAATAACATATTTACGACTTCCTTTACATTGCCTGGAATACAAACGGGTGGTAATAATATTACGGAAGGAACCAATCCTATTTTTGTCAATCCTTCGGCTTATAACTTTAGATTACGACCCAATTCACCGGCTATTGACGCCGGCGTAGTAATACCGGGAATAACGGATGGTTTCATTGGTCTGGCACCTGATATTGGTGCTTATGAGTATGGCGGAACGGACTGGGTTGCAGGACATAGTTTTGTATCACCGCCAAATCCGGTTTTTGAGCAAGTTAGCTTCCTTTATACGAATAAGGTGAGACAGGGAGGCCTTGAAAACGGAGTGATTTCGCCGTGGGTAAAAACACATTCAAAAACGGCTGAATCTGTATCTGTTCCGAGAAGTTCTTCTAAGAGTGTGAGATTTGGAGCTAAAGAAGATGGTCTAAAGCAAGTAGTATCTGGATTAATTCCCAATACAAGTTATGTTTATACTGTATGGGTGAAGGTTGATTCAGGAGAGCAGATTAAAATAGGAGTAAAAGACTTTGGAGGGGTAGAGTCGAATATAACATCATCAAGTATAACCTGGACAATGATAAGTCTTCCCTTTACGACCGGAGCGAATGCTACCAGCGCAGAAATATATGTATATAAGCCGTCAGGTACTGCTTACGCTTATGCAGATGACTTTGGAGTTGTGGAGCAGTAA
- a CDS encoding TetR/AcrR family transcriptional regulator produces MPKSFTEQEKSSIRQKLIADCKEKWERFGYKKTSIDELCLKAGISKGAFYIFFTSKEQLFLEALKEIQKNLYHCIEEILSAEQNKFGIAKALRVIFREYDKSPFLYDTTSPDFTSFMNKLTEEERESVYYDSLAGAKVMLYKPFLKLRISEEKALSVMAALLSLIASKDKMACNHFEVFDFMLDNLIDKLFE; encoded by the coding sequence ATGCCGAAAAGTTTTACAGAACAGGAAAAAAGCAGCATAAGACAGAAGCTCATAGCCGATTGCAAAGAGAAGTGGGAAAGATTTGGATATAAGAAAACCAGTATTGACGAGCTGTGTTTAAAAGCAGGCATTTCAAAAGGTGCATTTTATATTTTCTTTACATCGAAAGAACAGCTTTTTTTAGAAGCACTAAAAGAGATTCAAAAAAACTTATATCATTGTATAGAAGAAATACTATCGGCAGAACAAAATAAATTTGGTATTGCAAAAGCACTAAGAGTAATCTTTAGGGAGTACGATAAAAGTCCGTTCCTTTATGATACTACCAGTCCCGATTTTACAAGTTTTATGAACAAATTAACCGAGGAAGAAAGAGAAAGTGTATATTATGATAGTTTAGCAGGAGCGAAGGTAATGCTTTATAAGCCTTTCTTAAAACTACGTATCAGTGAAGAAAAAGCTTTATCTGTAATGGCGGCATTGTTGTCTCTGATTGCCAGTAAAGATAAGATGGCATGTAATCATTTTGAAGTATTTGACTTTATGTTAGATAATTTGATTGATAAATTATTTGAATAG
- a CDS encoding helix-turn-helix domain-containing protein: protein MKKLITFLFQKRIFWKFFISYIIIFSIPFSAIFFTYITAQKTTRDEIMNASSNSLYQFFGVVDSSLAELAQINISLLNSSLTKQYSYHTREELEYPLFDSYELKEFLKPFKQGNIDDIFLYYPHLEKIAALNGCLDPATFYEAYYKDMLTGEQFSDILSSPYKSLKPTLLALNSDIRNAALAVLVSQRYPGGEEMISLVSFNKNSLKKLFQSADFHSKSTLMIFDNQHKLLASSQDINTDFNLSGYEGGNTLYYDTFGAEHYVIQVFASRTADCIYVSATPSSAFWSKLTHIRFVVIVSSLFCMLFSFITAYFLAKQNYSPITSILNTISNKTVYVNTSKDNEIVFINNVLKNCLEEIHQLNNRLGTKEARERQDFLLHALQDNYPPNDPSLDDIFLQHHITLLSDRFGVLLIQIEEIDRHMIPYIQEDSPALLSFILANVSLELCASKHQGFLVNIAPMQYACIVNFNRDCELNDALSYVNFIAKECSLFIQKHYGIYTTMAISNIHSGLSDMHTAYTEALHTLKYRFQYGKNSIISYSSIQNKAFHYNNASDSKSAQIIMAYIKRKKDCNCGKDVVGEILSLANIRENSALESLEFFRYDTVNSLSKIIFESQLKQLEEKNQFTKQLLKAESFQEFLDILIKTLDILRNYNDTIKISNTICDRAAAFIETNYMDYNINNTTIGDTLNISPSYLSQMFREQKNITLMEYLYKIRIKKAKELLTNNGLTLDVVAAKTGFLSSSTLIKVFKKSEGITPGAYRKLIQP, encoded by the coding sequence GTGAAAAAATTAATTACGTTTTTATTTCAAAAAAGGATATTCTGGAAGTTTTTTATTTCATATATTATTATTTTTTCCATACCTTTTTCTGCCATATTCTTTACATATATAACTGCCCAAAAGACTACACGTGATGAGATTATGAATGCAAGCTCCAATTCTCTATATCAGTTTTTTGGTGTTGTGGATTCAAGTCTTGCTGAACTGGCACAGATTAACATATCACTGCTTAATTCCTCTCTGACAAAACAATATAGCTATCATACAAGAGAAGAATTAGAATATCCCCTATTTGATTCCTATGAACTAAAAGAATTCCTAAAACCTTTTAAGCAAGGAAATATAGACGATATCTTCCTCTATTACCCACATTTAGAAAAGATAGCTGCCTTAAACGGCTGCTTAGATCCTGCTACATTCTATGAAGCTTATTATAAGGACATGCTTACTGGGGAGCAATTTTCAGATATTTTATCATCACCTTACAAAAGTTTAAAGCCTACCCTGTTAGCATTGAATTCTGATATACGAAATGCTGCTTTGGCTGTACTTGTTTCTCAGAGATATCCCGGCGGAGAGGAAATGATTTCTCTTGTAAGTTTTAATAAAAATTCTCTGAAAAAGCTTTTTCAAAGTGCAGATTTTCACAGTAAAAGTACTTTAATGATATTTGATAACCAGCATAAGCTTTTAGCCTCCTCCCAAGACATCAATACAGACTTTAATTTATCTGGTTATGAGGGGGGGAATACGTTATATTATGATACCTTTGGGGCGGAACACTATGTAATACAGGTTTTCGCTTCCCGAACAGCAGACTGTATATATGTCTCCGCAACACCTTCCAGTGCTTTCTGGTCAAAACTTACCCATATACGGTTTGTTGTCATAGTAAGCAGTTTATTTTGTATGCTATTTAGTTTTATCACTGCGTATTTTCTTGCAAAGCAGAACTATTCGCCTATAACCTCAATTTTGAATACCATTTCTAACAAAACGGTTTATGTGAATACTAGTAAAGATAATGAAATAGTGTTTATTAATAACGTATTAAAAAATTGCTTAGAAGAGATTCATCAGCTTAATAACCGGCTGGGTACGAAAGAAGCCAGAGAACGACAAGACTTTCTTTTGCATGCACTTCAAGATAATTATCCACCAAATGATCCATCTCTTGATGATATCTTTTTGCAGCATCATATTACACTATTGTCGGATCGTTTTGGTGTTCTATTAATACAGATAGAAGAAATTGACCGCCATATGATTCCATATATACAGGAAGATAGTCCTGCTCTTTTATCCTTCATCCTCGCTAATGTATCACTGGAACTTTGCGCTTCAAAGCATCAGGGCTTTCTGGTAAATATTGCCCCCATGCAATATGCCTGTATCGTAAACTTTAATAGGGATTGCGAACTTAACGACGCTTTATCTTATGTAAACTTTATAGCCAAAGAATGTTCCCTGTTTATACAAAAACATTACGGAATCTATACAACTATGGCAATATCCAATATTCATTCCGGCCTCTCAGACATGCATACTGCTTATACGGAAGCTTTGCACACTCTAAAGTACCGTTTTCAATATGGGAAAAACAGTATTATAAGTTACAGCTCCATTCAAAATAAAGCCTTTCACTATAATAATGCAAGCGATTCCAAGTCTGCTCAGATTATTATGGCTTATATCAAAAGAAAAAAGGATTGCAACTGCGGAAAAGATGTTGTGGGTGAAATATTGTCTCTAGCAAATATAAGGGAAAATTCTGCTTTGGAGTCCCTGGAATTCTTCCGCTATGATACGGTAAATTCCTTAAGTAAAATTATCTTTGAGTCTCAATTAAAGCAGTTAGAAGAAAAGAACCAGTTTACAAAGCAGCTTTTAAAAGCAGAATCCTTTCAGGAATTCCTCGATATCCTAATCAAGACACTGGATATCCTCAGAAATTATAACGATACTATAAAGATAAGCAATACCATCTGTGATAGAGCGGCAGCATTTATTGAGACCAACTACATGGATTATAACATAAACAACACAACCATTGGAGATACCCTTAATATATCTCCCTCCTATCTGTCTCAGATGTTTAGAGAACAAAAGAATATTACACTAATGGAATATCTATACAAAATAAGAATAAAAAAAGCAAAGGAACTACTTACTAATAATGGTCTTACGTTAGATGTAGTTGCTGCCAAAACAGGCTTTTTAAGCAGTTCAACTCTTATAAAGGTATTTAAAAAGAGTGAAGGCATAACTCCCGGTGCATATCGCAAGCTAATACAGCCGTAA
- a CDS encoding type 2 periplasmic-binding domain-containing protein → MLKKRLITLGLIAAIISTLMAGCSKEGTNTKNDTKKKDTTQTTNPLEFTGYPMETEESLSIWASQLIPSQTVGSWEESPFHTGLEKQTGIYMDWTFPTSGTDASQAFNLTMAESELPDIIWHGVINDAETYIEEGILRDLTDLLPKYAPNYWKYLKANEYADKSVKTDSGKYYCFGFFREDRSQSVYMGPMIRQDWLEEQKLDIPITTADWENAIRTFHKAYGAKFAFCPTWRVSPGMAGAFGAYGTIEMALFIDKENKVQLAQAQPEWKEYMAWLNQLNKEGLIDPDVITLDDSGLRTKIANNQVGITNANLGALNTFIEDAAANGNGANWVGIPYPVKTAGDKTSAIFSEDQMVGAVAAITTSCPEEKVELALRWLDYSFSEEGNYYWNFGVEGDTYEMINGVPTLTDKIRKHELGMREAMGLHTGQTGWGIGIQALQMIKQTSLPESEAARALWYDGTNEEATSWIYPTAVTMTPDETTESSSISNAINTYVKEMSLKFLTGEESLDNFDAFVQTLHDMGLERLLEIRQAAYDRFLTR, encoded by the coding sequence ATGCTAAAAAAGAGACTGATTACATTGGGGCTTATTGCAGCTATCATAAGTACCTTAATGGCGGGGTGTTCAAAAGAGGGTACAAATACAAAGAATGATACTAAGAAAAAGGATACCACCCAAACAACGAATCCGCTGGAATTCACCGGATATCCTATGGAAACCGAGGAATCCTTAAGTATCTGGGCAAGTCAGTTAATACCTTCCCAGACGGTAGGAAGTTGGGAGGAGTCACCCTTTCATACAGGTCTTGAAAAACAGACCGGTATTTATATGGATTGGACTTTTCCGACATCTGGAACAGATGCCAGCCAGGCATTTAATTTAACGATGGCAGAGTCTGAATTGCCTGATATTATCTGGCATGGTGTTATAAACGATGCCGAAACTTATATAGAGGAAGGAATTCTTAGAGATTTAACGGATTTACTGCCAAAGTATGCTCCTAATTACTGGAAGTATCTAAAGGCGAATGAATATGCAGATAAATCGGTGAAAACAGACAGCGGTAAGTACTATTGCTTCGGATTTTTTAGAGAGGATAGAAGCCAATCCGTATATATGGGGCCTATGATACGTCAGGACTGGCTGGAGGAACAGAAGCTGGATATTCCAATCACAACAGCGGACTGGGAAAATGCCATACGTACTTTTCATAAAGCTTATGGAGCAAAATTCGCTTTTTGTCCCACCTGGAGGGTATCACCCGGTATGGCAGGAGCTTTTGGAGCTTATGGCACCATTGAAATGGCTCTTTTTATAGATAAAGAAAATAAGGTGCAGCTGGCACAGGCACAGCCAGAATGGAAAGAGTACATGGCCTGGCTGAATCAATTAAATAAAGAAGGGCTTATTGACCCGGATGTTATTACTTTGGATGACAGTGGTTTGAGGACTAAAATTGCTAATAACCAGGTAGGTATAACCAATGCAAACCTGGGAGCACTGAATACTTTTATTGAAGATGCTGCTGCTAATGGTAATGGTGCTAATTGGGTAGGTATACCATATCCGGTTAAAACCGCAGGAGATAAGACCAGTGCAATTTTTAGCGAAGACCAGATGGTAGGAGCAGTAGCAGCCATTACCACAAGTTGTCCCGAAGAAAAGGTAGAACTGGCACTGCGGTGGCTGGATTATTCCTTTAGCGAAGAAGGTAATTATTATTGGAACTTTGGTGTAGAGGGAGATACATATGAAATGATTAACGGAGTACCTACACTTACCGATAAGATAAGAAAACATGAACTAGGTATGCGGGAAGCTATGGGACTTCACACAGGTCAAACAGGCTGGGGCATAGGAATTCAGGCGCTGCAAATGATAAAACAAACATCTCTTCCGGAATCAGAGGCGGCCAGAGCCTTATGGTATGACGGCACCAATGAGGAAGCCACAAGCTGGATATATCCGACAGCGGTTACAATGACGCCTGATGAAACAACAGAAAGCAGTTCTATTTCTAATGCTATTAACACTTATGTTAAAGAAATGTCCTTAAAATTCCTGACAGGAGAGGAGTCTCTTGATAACTTCGATGCTTTTGTTCAGACCTTACATGATATGGGACTTGAGCGTTTATTGGAAATAAGGCAGGCGGCATATGACCGTTTTCTGACAAGATAG
- a CDS encoding ABC transporter permease — MLRKKRQDNGYSSVIRQSLFTVITKDFKKNKIKYLMILPVVIYIAIFCYKPMYGVVIAFKNYRPALGIAASKWVGLDHFTRFFNDYYFWRILRNTISISGLSILFGFPAPIILALLINEIKNKHFKKTVQTISYMPYFISIVIISGLIKTFTQSDGLITDLVVSLGGAQKNLLASKVWFYPIYIISGIWQSVGWDSIIYLAAITGIDQEQYEAAKVDGAGRIRQMLYITLPGLLPTITILFILRMGGILNVGFEKILLLYSSTTYEVADVISTYVYRIGVLDANFSYSTAIGLFNALVNILFLIITNAISKKVNKTGLF, encoded by the coding sequence TTGTTAAGAAAAAAAAGGCAGGATAACGGTTATTCATCCGTCATTAGGCAGTCTTTATTCACTGTAATTACAAAAGATTTTAAGAAAAATAAGATAAAGTATCTTATGATATTACCGGTTGTTATCTACATAGCTATCTTTTGCTATAAACCAATGTATGGGGTTGTGATAGCATTTAAGAATTACCGCCCTGCATTAGGAATTGCAGCCAGCAAATGGGTTGGTTTGGATCATTTTACCCGGTTTTTTAATGATTATTATTTTTGGAGAATACTACGAAATACTATTTCTATTAGTGGATTAAGTATTCTCTTTGGATTTCCGGCACCTATAATACTGGCACTGCTAATTAATGAAATTAAAAATAAACATTTTAAAAAGACAGTGCAGACCATATCCTATATGCCATATTTCATATCAATTGTTATTATCAGTGGGTTAATTAAGACCTTTACCCAATCCGATGGACTTATAACAGATCTGGTGGTGTCATTAGGAGGCGCGCAAAAAAATCTTCTGGCAAGTAAAGTATGGTTTTATCCAATCTATATTATATCGGGTATATGGCAGTCCGTAGGGTGGGATTCCATTATATATTTAGCAGCAATAACAGGAATTGATCAGGAACAGTATGAAGCCGCCAAAGTGGATGGAGCCGGCAGGATTCGTCAGATGCTATATATTACGTTACCGGGTTTACTGCCTACAATTACGATATTATTTATTCTTCGAATGGGTGGTATATTAAATGTAGGCTTTGAAAAAATATTACTCCTTTATTCCTCCACAACCTATGAAGTAGCAGATGTTATTTCCACTTATGTGTATCGTATCGGAGTTTTAGATGCCAATTTCAGCTACAGCACTGCCATCGGTTTATTTAATGCACTTGTAAATATATTATTTTTAATAATAACCAATGCGATAAGTAAAAAAGTAAATAAAACAGGTTTATTTTAA
- a CDS encoding carbohydrate ABC transporter permease — protein sequence MKTRIHKSRGDFLLDSIIMFVMILLIIVTFYPIWYVICASFSSSAAISTNPGKLFLPKNFSFGAYQKALEHPLIVSGFKNTLLVLAGALPLNIIMTLLCGYFMAAKNVFWKKYILAYLMFTMFFGGGLIPTYLNQKSLGLYNNLWALIIPGALSIYNAIICKTAIEAVPESLTESAHMDGASDFTVLFRIITPLIKPTLAVLLLYYGVGHWNSWFNASLYITKNELLPIQNILRAVLIANSNLLNEGAANKDAMDTYAETIKYAAIVISTLPILCIYPFLQKYFVKGVMIGAVKG from the coding sequence GTGAAAACAAGAATTCATAAAAGCAGGGGAGATTTTTTGTTAGATAGTATCATAATGTTTGTGATGATTTTACTTATAATCGTTACGTTCTATCCGATCTGGTATGTTATATGCGCATCGTTTAGCAGTAGTGCAGCTATCAGCACGAACCCCGGAAAATTATTTTTACCGAAAAATTTTAGCTTTGGTGCTTATCAAAAAGCTTTGGAACATCCATTAATAGTAAGCGGCTTTAAAAATACCCTGCTTGTACTGGCTGGTGCATTGCCGCTCAACATTATAATGACACTACTGTGCGGATATTTCATGGCAGCAAAAAATGTTTTTTGGAAGAAATACATACTAGCATATTTGATGTTTACCATGTTTTTTGGAGGCGGTTTGATTCCAACGTATTTAAATCAAAAATCCCTGGGATTATATAATAATCTGTGGGCTTTAATTATTCCAGGTGCATTAAGTATATATAATGCAATTATATGTAAAACGGCAATAGAAGCAGTACCTGAGAGTTTAACGGAATCCGCTCATATGGATGGAGCTAGTGATTTTACAGTTTTGTTCAGAATTATTACGCCCTTAATCAAACCCACTTTGGCAGTTTTGCTGCTTTATTATGGGGTGGGGCATTGGAATAGCTGGTTTAATGCCTCCTTGTATATTACCAAAAATGAATTACTACCCATTCAAAATATATTAAGGGCGGTGCTCATAGCAAATTCCAATCTGCTCAATGAAGGAGCTGCCAACAAAGATGCCATGGACACGTACGCAGAAACCATAAAGTATGCAGCAATCGTTATATCAACCTTACCGATTCTTTGTATCTATCCTTTTCTTCAAAAATACTTTGTAAAGGGTGTTATGATTGGAGCTGTAAAAGGGTAA
- a CDS encoding metallophosphoesterase, which translates to MRKIIKKILFLIAGLLGLGIIIIIISNTVVVVDKYNVIAGNVPSAFDGFKVVQLSDLHSKEFGRENGTLLKKIAKINPDIIVMTGDMVNSTDTEFSIFLTFAKKLAENYPVYYIVGNHEQALSKQNLAFIYNELKSYGVNVLDNEMAVIEKDDAKINIYGMWFNLRYYSDQTSAYVLDNPDIYYFAEDTMRKILGECGRESFNILLTHNPVFFDTYSKWGADLTLSGHIHGGMVRIPFIGGIYSPEKTFFPKYDEGLFEENDKRMIVSRGIGNGSLGFRFLNCPQIVEITLYSSK; encoded by the coding sequence TTGCGTAAGATAATTAAGAAGATACTTTTTCTAATCGCAGGTTTGCTTGGATTGGGAATCATAATAATAATCATAAGTAACACAGTTGTAGTAGTTGATAAATATAATGTAATAGCAGGCAATGTACCATCAGCCTTTGATGGTTTTAAAGTAGTTCAATTATCAGATTTGCATAGCAAAGAGTTTGGACGAGAAAATGGTACATTATTAAAGAAAATAGCTAAAATAAACCCTGATATAATAGTTATGACAGGTGATATGGTAAACTCAACAGATACGGAATTTAGTATATTTTTGACTTTTGCAAAAAAATTAGCAGAAAATTATCCCGTCTATTATATAGTCGGAAACCATGAGCAAGCTTTAAGTAAACAAAATCTTGCATTTATATATAATGAGTTAAAATCTTATGGAGTCAATGTTCTTGATAATGAAATGGCTGTAATCGAAAAAGATGATGCCAAAATTAATATTTATGGAATGTGGTTTAATTTAAGATATTACAGTGATCAAACCAGTGCTTATGTTTTAGATAATCCGGATATTTATTATTTTGCTGAGGATACTATGAGAAAAATTCTAGGTGAATGTGGGAGAGAGAGTTTTAACATTCTACTGACACATAACCCAGTTTTTTTTGATACGTATTCTAAATGGGGGGCAGACCTAACATTAAGCGGACATATTCATGGTGGTATGGTAAGAATTCCCTTTATAGGCGGAATATACTCTCCGGAGAAAACATTTTTTCCTAAATATGACGAGGGATTATTTGAAGAAAATGATAAAAGAATGATTGTCAGTAGAGGAATTGGAAATGGAAGCTTGGGCTTTCGGTTTTTAAATTGTCCTCAAATAGTTGAGATTACCCTCTATTCAAGTAAATAA
- a CDS encoding glycoside hydrolase family 88/105 protein: MGTLNFDRNEILEAMDKIVDRTKRMDMSWDWPCGVAYAGIAEAYEATKKEDYINFLKERVDELISLGLPVWTVNTCAMGHCLITLYQTFGDEKYMELIQSKVEYLRNHALRFGDSVLQHTVSAKNDFPEQCWADTLFMAAYFLLRVGVMTKDEALVNDALNQYYWHIQYLQNPDTGLWYHGYNNISKDHMSGFYWGRANCWAAYTMSKVGGILPECYLYPQYLEIVGSLNEQLSALKLLQTENGLWRTILDDEESYEELSASAGIAAAMTLKRNPLHIKHVQKSIKGVLEHIAPDGRITDVSGGTAVMKDRDGYCNISKKWIQGWGQGMALAFFSAVLNYSNLDVDGAL; encoded by the coding sequence ATGGGAACTTTAAATTTTGACAGAAATGAAATACTAGAAGCAATGGACAAAATAGTGGATCGCACAAAACGCATGGATATGTCCTGGGATTGGCCCTGCGGAGTGGCATATGCCGGAATTGCGGAAGCCTATGAAGCCACAAAAAAGGAAGACTATATTAATTTTTTAAAAGAACGTGTGGACGAACTGATTAGTCTGGGACTTCCGGTTTGGACTGTGAATACATGTGCTATGGGACATTGCCTTATTACTTTATACCAAACCTTTGGAGACGAAAAGTACATGGAACTGATTCAATCCAAAGTAGAGTATTTAAGAAATCACGCGCTGCGTTTTGGAGACAGTGTACTGCAGCATACGGTTTCTGCGAAGAATGATTTTCCGGAACAGTGTTGGGCGGATACATTATTTATGGCGGCCTATTTCCTGTTGAGAGTGGGTGTTATGACAAAGGACGAAGCATTGGTAAATGATGCGCTAAATCAGTATTACTGGCACATCCAGTATCTTCAGAATCCGGATACAGGCTTATGGTATCATGGGTATAATAACATCTCAAAAGACCATATGTCAGGATTTTATTGGGGAAGGGCTAATTGCTGGGCTGCTTATACTATGAGTAAAGTTGGAGGAATATTGCCGGAATGCTATCTGTATCCCCAGTACCTGGAGATAGTAGGGAGTCTCAATGAGCAACTTTCAGCTTTGAAACTTCTTCAGACAGAGAATGGCTTATGGAGGACGATCTTAGATGATGAAGAGTCCTACGAAGAATTATCGGCATCTGCCGGAATAGCTGCTGCTATGACGTTAAAGAGAAATCCTCTTCATATCAAACATGTGCAGAAATCAATAAAGGGTGTATTAGAACATATTGCACCAGATGGTCGCATTACCGATGTTTCTGGCGGAACAGCAGTAATGAAAGACAGAGACGGATACTGTAACATATCGAAAAAATGGATACAGGGATGGGGACAGGGTATGGCTCTGGCATTTTTCAGTGCTGTCTTAAACTATAGCAACTTAGATGTGGATGGGGCACTTTAA